From one Lolium rigidum isolate FL_2022 chromosome 4, APGP_CSIRO_Lrig_0.1, whole genome shotgun sequence genomic stretch:
- the LOC124650198 gene encoding beta-1,3-galactosyltransferase pvg3-like: MSSSMYKQLGLGATGSPVTATHLLLLVLGAGFLALTVFVVHPNDFRLQSFFSGGDGCPGSPTDLHGAAPVTMQRADTPAVSPDEHPGARVLIGIQTMPAKYERRNLIRTVYALQVRENPSLAAAVDVRFVLCNVTSPVDAVLVSLEAIRYNDILLLNCAENMDGGKTYDFFSTVARAFPNGTYDYVMKADDDTYLRLPALTAWLGAAAREDAYLGLVMPCDTENFYPFPPFMSGMGYVLSWDLVAWVATSETSRRDHVGPEDMWTGRWLNVAGKAKNRYDGAPRMYNYRGDSPVNCFRRDFHPDTIAVHMLKDDKRWAETLAYFNATAALPTSGRYHHLP, encoded by the coding sequence ATGTCTTCGTCCATGTACAAGCAGCTGGGCTTGGGCGCCACCGGCTCGCCGGTCACCGCCACCCATCTCCTGCTCCTCGTCCTCGGCGCCGGCTTCCTCGCACTCACCGTCTTCGTCGTCCACCCCAACGACTTCCGCCTCCAGTCGTTCTTCTCCGGTGGCGACGGCTGCCCCGGCAGCCCGACTGATCTCCATGGCGCGGCGCCAGTCACGATGCAGAGGGCCGACACGCCGGCTGTGTCACCCGATGAGCACCCCGGCGCGCGCGTGCTGATCGGCATCCAGACGATGCCGGCCAAGTACGAGCGCCGCAACCTGATCCGTACCGTGTACGCGCTCCAGGTGAGGGAAAACCCCTCCCTCGCCGCTGCCGTCGACGTGCGCTTCGTCCTCTGCAACGTAACCTCCCCGGTCGATGCCGTGCTCGTCTCCCTGGAGGCCATCCGCTACAACGACATCCTCCTCCTCAACTGCGCCGAGAACATGGACGGCGGCAAGACGTACGACTTCTTCTCCACCGTCGCGCGCGCCTTCCCCAACGGCACCTACGACTACGTGATGAAGGCCGACGACGACACGTACCTCCGGCTCCCGGCGCTCACCGCATGgctgggcgcggcggcgcgggaggacgCGTACCTGGGCCTGGTGATGCCGTGCGACACCGAGAACTTCTACCCGTTCCCGCCGTTCATGTCCGGGATGGGGTACGTGCTGTCGTGGGACCTGGTGGCGTGGGTGGCCACGTCGGAGACCAGCCGCCGCGACCACGTCGGGCCGGAGGACATGTGGACGGGGCGGTGGCTCAACGTCGCCGGCAAGGCCAAGAACCGGTACGACGGCGCGCCCAGGATGTACAACTACAGGGGCGACTCCCCGGTCAACTGCTTCCGCCGCGACTTCCACCCGGACACCATCGCTGTGCACATGCTCAAGGACGACAAGCGGTGGGCCGAGACGCTCGCCTACTTCAACGCCACCGCCGCGCTCCCGACGTCCGGACGGTACCACCACCTGCCATGA